The Metabacillus schmidteae genome has a segment encoding these proteins:
- the pglX gene encoding BREX-1 system adenine-specific DNA-methyltransferase PglX, with amino-acid sequence MNKSALKTFATSARKELLKKVEAKAMKIGITEETIKKADVESSDAIFIDGSRLSKEEKIQRDKLIARINQMGFKQVMEEVAYTWFNRFTALRFMEVNDYLSTGVRVLSSSNPNSADPDMLNEALELDLEVELDKERIYNLKLNNETEELFKYLIIKHCNDLNRFLPFMFEMIDDYTEILFPEGLLAKDSFVRLMTDIDFIPEDNWQKVEVIGWLYQYYIAEEKDRVIQAKKKYKTEEIPFATQLFTPDWIVRYMVQNSLGRYWMESHPEHRELIDDWEFYLENRNREPDFEEKLAPYINKELKVEDIKCFDPAMGSGHILVYLFDVLYEIYSKCGYMEREIPRLIIENNLYGLDIDDRAYQLASFSVVMKALKYNSRFFRSIERDGLKLNLASLQETNSLNDEDITYIVGENNGDNFESVKFFIKTFFNAKTFGSLIKIKEYDGDLLYSIYNRIQDNPATNLFEEESRKKALRLLPQLIKQSEIMLKQYDIVITNPPYMGAKYMTKELGEYLQNEYPNSKSDLFSAFMEYITITCSKKGQIGLVTPFVWMFIKTYENLRTSLINNNSISSLVQLEYNSFETAAIPVCTFTLRNYYVDIPGEFVRLSDFVGVELQPQKLLEAVQNKEAKYRYTTENKSYKDIPSNPIAYWISDNIRETFRNSTLLSEIATPRQGIATADNGRFLRLWYEIDWDNFGRGYQNKSQAKESGKRWFPYNKGGEFRKWFGNNEWTVNWFNDGQEIKDFSRAVVRNPDYFFKEGITWSFISSTRFGVRYSTPGFIFDVGGSSLFVDEENLNYLMGFLCSKLTFELMKVQNPTMNFQVGNIANLPVIFPNSTEVKERINDLVSENINISKSDWDSKETSWDFKENPLVRYSKNNSLINDAWKEWYIETKQKFDTMKKNEEELNGYIIEIYKLRSEFTPHVEDRDVSVYVAELQYDIKLFMSYAVGCMFGRYSLDKQGIVCAGKEFNPLFYETFPVETDNILPILPGTYIDDDIVTRFIEFVKVTFGEDSLIKNLDFIADTIGRKKGEIAKETIGRYFLNDFFSDHTNLYSTRGRKAPIYWLFTSGKQKAFNCLVYIHRYDKTTLSRIRTDYLHEFQVRLDVERKNLLNVIEGDSTTKEISNAKKELKVLDKKIEEIKEYDELLHHMADMQIEINLDDGVLENHEKFKGLVAKI; translated from the coding sequence ATGAATAAATCAGCATTGAAGACCTTTGCGACAAGTGCCAGAAAAGAGCTTTTGAAAAAAGTTGAAGCAAAGGCAATGAAGATTGGAATTACAGAAGAAACAATCAAAAAAGCGGATGTGGAAAGCTCTGATGCCATCTTTATCGATGGCAGTCGGCTTTCAAAAGAAGAAAAAATTCAACGAGACAAACTGATTGCACGTATTAATCAAATGGGGTTCAAACAAGTAATGGAGGAAGTTGCTTATACTTGGTTTAACCGTTTCACAGCATTACGTTTCATGGAAGTAAACGATTATCTTTCAACAGGTGTAAGAGTGTTGTCATCTTCAAATCCAAACAGTGCTGATCCAGACATGCTAAATGAGGCATTAGAATTGGATTTAGAAGTCGAATTGGATAAAGAACGTATCTATAATTTGAAATTAAACAATGAAACAGAAGAATTGTTCAAGTATTTAATTATAAAGCATTGTAACGACCTGAATCGTTTTCTACCATTTATGTTTGAAATGATTGATGATTATACAGAAATTCTTTTCCCAGAAGGATTGTTAGCAAAAGATTCATTTGTCCGTCTAATGACTGATATTGATTTTATTCCAGAGGATAATTGGCAAAAGGTAGAGGTCATTGGCTGGTTGTATCAATATTACATAGCTGAAGAGAAAGATCGAGTAATTCAAGCTAAAAAGAAATATAAAACAGAAGAAATACCTTTTGCAACACAGTTATTCACCCCTGATTGGATAGTCCGTTATATGGTACAGAATTCGTTAGGGCGTTATTGGATGGAGTCGCATCCTGAACATCGAGAGCTAATAGATGATTGGGAATTCTATCTTGAAAACCGTAACCGAGAACCAGATTTTGAGGAGAAACTTGCTCCTTACATTAATAAAGAATTAAAAGTAGAGGACATTAAATGTTTTGATCCAGCAATGGGGAGTGGGCATATTCTTGTTTATTTGTTCGATGTTTTGTATGAAATTTACAGTAAATGTGGCTACATGGAACGAGAAATCCCAAGGTTAATAATAGAAAACAATCTCTACGGATTAGATATAGATGATCGAGCATATCAGCTTGCAAGTTTTTCGGTTGTAATGAAGGCATTAAAGTATAATAGTAGATTTTTTAGAAGCATTGAAAGAGATGGGTTGAAGCTAAACTTAGCTTCTCTACAGGAAACTAATTCACTAAACGATGAAGACATTACTTATATCGTAGGAGAAAATAATGGAGACAATTTTGAAAGTGTAAAATTTTTCATAAAAACATTCTTCAATGCTAAGACATTCGGTTCTCTAATTAAGATTAAAGAATATGATGGGGACTTATTATATAGCATTTATAATAGAATTCAAGATAATCCTGCAACAAACCTGTTTGAAGAAGAGTCAAGGAAAAAGGCATTAAGATTATTGCCACAGCTGATAAAGCAATCTGAAATAATGTTAAAACAATATGATATTGTAATCACCAATCCTCCTTATATGGGAGCTAAATATATGACAAAAGAATTAGGGGAGTATTTACAAAATGAATATCCTAATTCGAAATCTGACTTATTTTCTGCTTTCATGGAGTATATAACAATTACATGTTCAAAAAAGGGGCAGATTGGCCTCGTTACTCCTTTTGTTTGGATGTTTATTAAAACATATGAAAATTTGAGAACGTCATTAATTAACAATAATTCAATAAGCTCATTAGTGCAATTAGAGTATAATTCATTTGAAACAGCGGCCATTCCTGTTTGCACTTTTACATTACGAAATTATTATGTGGACATTCCAGGAGAATTTGTAAGACTTTCCGATTTTGTTGGCGTTGAGCTCCAACCTCAAAAGCTGTTAGAAGCTGTACAGAATAAAGAAGCAAAATACAGATATACAACAGAAAATAAGAGCTATAAGGATATTCCAAGCAATCCAATTGCGTATTGGATATCTGATAACATCCGTGAAACTTTTAGAAATAGTACGTTATTAAGCGAAATTGCAACACCAAGACAAGGAATAGCTACTGCTGATAATGGTAGATTTTTAAGATTATGGTATGAAATCGATTGGGATAACTTTGGAAGAGGCTACCAAAATAAAAGTCAAGCAAAAGAAAGTGGTAAACGATGGTTTCCTTATAATAAGGGCGGAGAATTTAGAAAGTGGTTTGGGAATAATGAATGGACAGTAAATTGGTTTAATGATGGGCAAGAAATTAAAGACTTTAGCAGAGCGGTTGTAAGAAATCCTGACTACTTCTTTAAAGAAGGTATAACTTGGTCATTCATTAGTTCTACAAGATTTGGGGTAAGATATTCAACGCCAGGTTTTATATTTGATGTTGGAGGATCGTCTCTTTTTGTTGATGAGGAAAACTTGAATTATCTTATGGGGTTCTTATGCTCAAAATTAACATTTGAGTTAATGAAAGTACAAAATCCGACTATGAATTTTCAGGTGGGTAATATTGCTAATTTGCCCGTTATTTTCCCAAATAGCACAGAGGTAAAAGAAAGAATTAATGACCTTGTAAGTGAAAATATAAATATTTCCAAAAGCGATTGGGATTCAAAGGAAACCTCATGGGACTTTAAAGAAAATCCTTTAGTTCGTTATTCTAAAAACAATTCATTAATTAATGATGCGTGGAAAGAATGGTATATTGAGACTAAACAGAAATTTGATACTATGAAGAAAAACGAAGAGGAATTAAATGGTTATATTATTGAAATTTATAAACTTAGAAGTGAATTTACACCTCATGTTGAAGATAGAGATGTAAGTGTGTATGTAGCAGAATTACAATATGATATAAAATTATTTATGTCATATGCTGTTGGATGTATGTTTGGAAGATATTCATTAGATAAACAAGGAATAGTCTGTGCAGGTAAAGAATTTAATCCTTTATTTTATGAAACATTTCCTGTTGAAACCGACAATATACTACCTATCCTTCCTGGTACATATATTGATGATGACATTGTTACAAGATTTATCGAGTTTGTTAAGGTTACATTTGGTGAAGATTCATTAATAAAAAATCTTGATTTTATTGCAGATACAATCGGTAGAAAAAAAGGTGAAATTGCCAAAGAAACTATTGGTCGTTACTTTTTAAATGATTTCTTTTCTGATCATACCAATCTCTATAGTACAAGAGGTAGGAAAGCCCCTATTTATTGGCTGTTTACTTCTGGTAAGCAAAAAGCATTTAATTGCTTAGTTTATATTCATCGGTATGATAAAACAACTTTGTCAAGAATTAGAACGGATTATTTGCATGAATTTCAAGTTCGGTTGGATGTAGAAAGGAAAAATTTATTGAATGTTATTGAAGGTGATTCTACAACTAAAGAAATTAGTAACGCCAAGAAAGAATTGAAGGTTTTGGACAAGAAGATTGAAGAAATAAAAGAGTACGATGAACTACTACACCATATGGCTGATATGCAAATCGAAATAAATTTGGATGATGGTGTTTTGGAAAATCATGAGAAGTTTAAGGGACTTGTAGCAAAAATTTAA